DNA sequence from the Marinilongibacter aquaticus genome:
CTTTGCAAACGGGGCCTTCAATTTCGAAACTGCCGAAGTGAAGTTTCATCTCGACGAAAACGGCAAGCCACTTGGGGTTTATCAGAAGGTAAGAAAAGACGCCCACAAACTCATCGAAGAGTTTATGCTATTGGCCAATAAACGTGTCGCCGAATTTGTGTTCAATTCTAAGTTTTCGAAAACGAAAAAGCCCAAAGAGGGTGAAAGCCCCACTATGGTTTATCGTGTGCATGAACCGCCCAATCCTGAAAAATTAAACACTTTTTCGGCCTTTGTAGGTAAAATGGGCTATAAATTGAATGTGTCTTCCCAAAATGCACTTTCGCAATCACTGAATAGCTTGATGCACGAAATAGAAGGCTCGCCTGTACAAAATGCGTTGGAAAGCCTTGCGGTACGCACCATGTCAAAAGCCAAATATTCTACAGAACCCGCAGGGCATTTTGGCTTGGCTTTTGCTCACTATAGCCATTTCACTTCGCCCATACGACGCTATCCCGACATGATGGCCCACCGTATGCTTCAACATTATCTCGATCAGGGAAAAAGCCTGAACAAAGAAGATTATGAAGAAAAGTGCATGCATTCTTCCCAACAGGAAAAATTGGCAGCAGAAGCCGAAAGAGCCTCTATTAAGTACAAGCAAGTAGAATACATGTCCTTTCAGGATCGCCGTACCGTTTACGAAGGCATTGTCACGGGCGTTACCGATTTTGGAATCTTTGTAGAAATGCAAGATACGGGCTGCGAGGGCATGGTTCGCCTTGCCGATATGCAAGACGATTATTACGATTACGATGCCGACAATTATCGCCTAATAGGACAAAGAAACGGTCGCATAATCGGTTTTGGGCAAGCCGTAAAAGTGAGTGTCAAAGGCACAGACTTGGAAAACCGAAGCATTGACCTGAATCTTGTCGAAGTGGCTGGCCAAACAATTCTAGGAAACACTAGAGAGAAAAGTCGAGGGGGCTCATCTAGACCTTCCACAAAAAATAGACGCACCAAAAGCAGGAAGGTGATTCCGCCCAAAAAAGGAAAGAGAAGAGGCAGAAGGTAAGAGATTACATACGTTTCAAACTTTCATCCTCGTATATCATTTTTCCGTCTTCAGAATATTCGCGAAGGAGCTTCGGCTCCATTTCGTCGAATTTATCTTTCCCATATTGAATCTCCTTTTTCCTGCGGTTTCCGGTATAATACTCTACCCAACGCCCTACTTTCACGCCATCGTCGTATTCGCCTTCCACTTCCAATCCGCCACCTTCGAAATACTTCAAATAAGGTCCAGTCTTTTCTCCAAATCTATAAGGAATCACCTCGTCTATTTTCGATTCGTTCCCGTTATAGTACGTGATTTCGGAATCGGCTAGAAAACCCCGGTCGAAATACTCTTTATCCAGAAGTGTAAAATCGTCATCCGAATCATACGTTTCCCAGCGGCCATCCTTTGCACCCAAATAGTACACACCCGTTTTCACCAAATGCTCACCACGATACTCTCTGTAAGGCCCATGCAGCAAATGGTTGGTTTTATGATCACGAGCCACCGCTTCAATTACCCGTTTCGTACGGTCATCAAACCAAAACAAAGAACGCACATACGGGCTACCCTGCTGGTACTCTTTTAAAGTATAGAATTCGATATACTGCATGCGGCTGCCCGACCCTCTTCTGTAAATGCGTTTCTCTACATCAAACCCCTCGTATTCCTTCCCGTTAAAGGTATTTTCCTTTTTCTTTTTTTTGGCCTCCTTTTGCTTTTTGCGAAACTCTTTGGCCTTTTCAGCGTAGCTGGGCACCGTTTCGCTCACGTATTTTTTGGCTTCCTCCACAGTAGAAATCTTCTGCCCCGGAGCATTCACCGACGCCGAAGGCAAGCCGACATCCACAGGGAGCACATCTTCGATTTTCTCCTCCAAACTCATGCTCTTTCTTTCGGCTTTGCGTTCTGCTTTCGACTTCGCCTTAGGTACTGCCGTTTCTTGAGCCCAAGAAAATACCGACAAGAAAAAACAAAAAGAAGTGATTAAAACTTTGAATTTCATTTAAGTTTGATGCGTTGTATTTTCGCGAGGGAAATAAAAATTCTTTTCGCCTCCAAAACGCTAAATATAGATAAAAATTGGAAAAATCTGCCAAAATATACGTAGCGGGCCATCGCGGAATGGTAGGCTCGGCATTGGTTCGAAAATTACAAAATGAAGGATTCGACAACCTCGTGCTTCGC
Encoded proteins:
- a CDS encoding toxin-antitoxin system YwqK family antitoxin — protein: MKFKVLITSFCFFLSVFSWAQETAVPKAKSKAERKAERKSMSLEEKIEDVLPVDVGLPSASVNAPGQKISTVEEAKKYVSETVPSYAEKAKEFRKKQKEAKKKKKENTFNGKEYEGFDVEKRIYRRGSGSRMQYIEFYTLKEYQQGSPYVRSLFWFDDRTKRVIEAVARDHKTNHLLHGPYREYRGEHLVKTGVYYLGAKDGRWETYDSDDDFTLLDKEYFDRGFLADSEITYYNGNESKIDEVIPYRFGEKTGPYLKYFEGGGLEVEGEYDDGVKVGRWVEYYTGNRRKKEIQYGKDKFDEMEPKLLREYSEDGKMIYEDESLKRM